A genome region from Danio aesculapii chromosome 2, fDanAes4.1, whole genome shotgun sequence includes the following:
- the wu:fi34b01 gene encoding adhesive plaque matrix protein yields MFGNGSPVLLTQLPPYCGYTTPTYGGLVYSTPYDGCGVDQQGGSNVMRMQWHGNSAVISCPIASPPDMYNPEVSLTAPRETSPPPTLKPQSVGYPQAFLESFWPYNQPNYPYPGKVYSTDEEIVLTTTTKPVTTPMPTEKPLQPSDSQMFWSYFYPNYNYPGKTLPKPQPPPTQKPQISQMHWPYYYPNYGKPMLTEKPFPSPIQPPPVSPQSSGYPQGFWSFYYPEYQSPGRPNPTTKPFPASVSDSESVAQAPPWDSQSRWYRQGFWPFYFPQYQYPGGPKPTEKPVSDCVPTTTVAPVPSEKPQLPGYPQDFWKYYYPYYHGWPNPANKPISSVAQTPIQYPQLPVYPQIDWSYYYNRGKPKTPVSASIPTTPAVPQPPPYKPQPQYPQMFWQYYPNYFQEFYPQYPIDPPKTPTVPPPTTTTTITPQPCTTPVVVKCEPAEILAPNYPPQYNIPQRSMFYEKDAFPIQFVDLSEADAD; encoded by the exons ATGTTCG GTAATGGCTCACCTGTTCTTCTCACTCAGTTGCCACCTTACTGTGGATATACAACACCTACATATGGTGGCCTTGTCTATTCTACACCCTATGATGGATGTGGTGTTGATCAACAG GGAGGGAGTAATGTGATGCGGATGCAGTGGCATGGAAACTCTGCAGTCATTTCTTGTCCTATAGCCTCTCCTCCTGACATGTACAATCCAGAGGTTTCCCTCACTGCACCTAGAGAAACATCTCCTCCACCTACACTCAAACCCCAATCTGTTGGATACCCTCAGGCAtttttggaatctttttggcCTTACAACCAGCCTAATTACCCTTATCCTGGCAAGGTTTATTCCACAGATGAGGAGATTGTCTTGACCACCACAACCAAACCAGTTACTACTCCGATGCCAACAGAGAAGCCCCTACAGCCTTCAGATTCCCAAATGTTTTGGTCATACTTCTACCCTAATTACAATTATCCTGGGAAGACCCTGCCAAAGCCTCAACCTCCACCAACACAGAAACCTCAAATCTCTCAGATGCATTGGCCATATTACTACCCAAATTATGGCAAACCAATGCTTACAGAAAAACCATTTCCAAGCCCAATCCAACCACCACCTGTGAGCCCTCAATCCTCAGGGTACCCTCaaggattttggtcattttactACCCTGAATACCAATCTCCTGGCAGGCCAAATCCAACAACAAAACCATTTCCAGCTTCGGTGTCCGATTCTGAATCTGTTGCCCAAGCTCCACCTTGGGACTCTCAGTCCCGTTGGTACCGTCAAGGATTCTGGCCATTTTACTTCCCTCAATACCAATATCCTGGTGGGCCAAAGCCTACAGAGAAACCAGTTTCAGATTGTGTTCCAACCACAACAGTTGCCCCAGTTCCATCGGAGAAGCCTCAACTTCCAGGGTACCCTCAAGACTTTTGGAAATATTACTATCCTTACTATCATGGTTGGCCAAACCCTGCTAACAAACCAATCTCGTCAGTTGCCCAAACACCAATCCAGTATCCTCAGCTGCCAGTATACCCGCAGATTGATTGGTCGTATTACTATAATCGTGGCAAACCAAAGACACCAGTTTCAGCTTCAATCCCCACCACCCCAGCAGTTCCCCAACCACCACCCTATAAACCTCAACCTCAATACCCCCAGATGTTTTGGCAATATTATCCTAATTATTTTCAAGAGTTTTATCCGCAATACCCTATCGATCCTCCCAAAACCCCAACCGTACCACCACCTACAACCACCACGACCATCACTCCTCAACCCTGTACTACACCTGTAGTTGTCAAATGCGAGCCCGCAGAGATCCTTGCTCCCAATTACCCTCCCCAGTACAATATACCACAACGTTCTATGTTTTATGAAAAAGATGCCTTTCCTATTCAGTTCGTGGATTTGTCTGAGGCTGATGCAGATTGA